One genomic region from Caballeronia sp. M1242 encodes:
- a CDS encoding aromatic acid exporter family protein — translation MPTWLSFGIPEARRLVRTLVACSISYAGARLAALPEGYWALITTLVVVTQPSLTQALGTARDQVIGACIGGVAGVLGVMAMQRGAAPLAVFAIALVPLAALTAKRPAMRLACVTLVIVVLIPAGSGPPFQRPLHRVLEILIGVTAAFIVAAIWPNRAIRIAHRRVADTLEILRQLMAMQLSGKPDEDGAARLETLSVQAQQALDDALQEAEREHIIVPLRSHRSDAIDKAAPFLRRLHSDAIFLGKALSNGRPDEYKMRYRDIGRALQAPFAALADALTDTKQDASKLERVRECMRQLKEALEAERANGEEWDVAYFVVGLIVTDLDALTTAIYPSDPPRTR, via the coding sequence ATGCCCACCTGGTTGTCCTTCGGCATCCCGGAAGCGCGCCGTCTTGTGCGCACGCTCGTTGCGTGCTCAATCAGCTATGCGGGCGCGCGCCTGGCCGCGCTCCCAGAAGGCTATTGGGCGCTAATCACGACGCTAGTCGTGGTCACGCAACCGAGCCTCACGCAAGCGCTCGGCACCGCACGCGATCAGGTCATCGGGGCCTGCATCGGCGGCGTGGCGGGCGTGCTCGGCGTCATGGCGATGCAACGGGGCGCTGCGCCGCTCGCTGTCTTCGCGATCGCCTTGGTACCGCTTGCCGCCCTGACCGCAAAGCGTCCCGCCATGCGGCTCGCCTGCGTAACGCTCGTAATTGTCGTCTTGATACCGGCGGGCTCTGGACCGCCCTTTCAGCGGCCGTTGCATCGCGTACTGGAGATTCTTATTGGCGTGACGGCGGCGTTCATCGTTGCGGCGATATGGCCCAACCGTGCGATTCGCATTGCTCATCGACGCGTCGCCGATACGTTGGAAATTCTCCGTCAACTCATGGCGATGCAACTCTCCGGCAAGCCGGACGAAGACGGGGCCGCACGTCTCGAAACGCTCAGCGTGCAGGCACAGCAGGCCCTGGACGATGCGCTTCAGGAAGCCGAGCGCGAGCACATCATCGTGCCCTTGCGTAGTCATCGCTCGGATGCGATCGACAAGGCTGCGCCGTTTCTGCGTCGCCTACATAGCGACGCCATCTTTCTTGGAAAGGCACTGTCGAACGGGCGGCCGGATGAATACAAAATGCGTTATCGGGACATCGGCCGCGCGCTGCAGGCGCCGTTCGCAGCACTGGCGGACGCTCTCACGGACACGAAGCAGGACGCGTCAAAGCTGGAACGCGTGCGCGAGTGCATGCGACAGTTAAAGGAGGCGCTCGAGGCCGAACGGGCGAATGGCGAGGAGTGGGACGTCGCCTATTTCGTCGTCGGCCTCATCGTGACGGACCTCGACGCGCTAACCACGGCCATCTATCCTAGCGACCCACCAAGGACGCGTTAG
- a CDS encoding efflux RND transporter periplasmic adaptor subunit has protein sequence MAEHDLEKLRIDRATGPGALTPRRRRNWLGYAGVLILVLALIGAALRLAGPQTVETTTVTSVYPSQSYTILNATGYVVPQRKAAVASKAQGRVEWLGVLEGTPVKEGQVIARLESADVAAALAQAQAQVKVAQANLQLQRAELENASANLKRSLVLAPHGAISASQYDADRSRFDKAKASINSEQAAIQSAQANARAAQVAVDQTVIRAPFDGVVIEKHANVGDNITPFSSASDSKGAVVTIADMKTLEVEADVAESNIGHIAVDQPCEIQLDALPDTRFAGRVSRIVPTVDRSKATVLVKVRFVDRDERVLPDMSAKVAFLSRPVPAAQKKAVVAVQPAAVVTREGRTVVYRVENDKVREVPVKTGERIGDLLAVSDVKPGDTLVLAPGDKIKNGASVTVAKK, from the coding sequence TTGGCTGAACACGACCTAGAAAAATTAAGAATCGATCGGGCAACGGGTCCGGGCGCCCTGACGCCGCGGAGGCGGCGCAACTGGCTCGGCTACGCGGGCGTCCTGATCCTCGTTCTCGCGCTGATCGGCGCCGCTCTCCGGCTCGCTGGGCCGCAGACTGTCGAGACAACTACCGTTACCTCGGTGTACCCATCGCAAAGCTATACGATTTTGAATGCAACCGGCTATGTGGTGCCGCAGCGGAAGGCGGCGGTTGCATCCAAGGCACAAGGGCGGGTCGAATGGCTCGGCGTGCTCGAGGGGACGCCGGTGAAGGAAGGGCAGGTCATTGCGCGGCTCGAGAGTGCGGATGTGGCCGCGGCGCTGGCTCAGGCGCAGGCGCAAGTGAAAGTCGCTCAGGCGAATCTGCAATTGCAGCGCGCCGAACTGGAAAACGCATCGGCTAATCTGAAGCGTTCACTCGTGCTTGCTCCGCACGGCGCAATATCCGCTTCGCAATACGACGCCGACCGCTCCCGTTTCGATAAGGCAAAAGCCTCGATCAACAGCGAGCAAGCGGCCATTCAATCTGCGCAGGCGAATGCACGCGCGGCTCAGGTCGCTGTTGATCAGACGGTGATTCGCGCACCGTTCGATGGCGTCGTGATCGAGAAGCACGCGAACGTTGGCGACAACATCACGCCGTTCTCGTCAGCATCGGACAGCAAAGGCGCGGTCGTCACGATCGCCGACATGAAGACGCTGGAAGTCGAAGCCGATGTGGCGGAGTCGAACATCGGGCATATCGCCGTCGATCAGCCTTGCGAGATTCAACTCGACGCGTTGCCGGATACGCGTTTTGCGGGACGCGTATCGCGCATCGTGCCGACCGTCGATCGTTCGAAAGCCACTGTGCTTGTGAAGGTGCGTTTCGTTGACCGCGATGAGCGCGTGCTTCCCGATATGAGCGCAAAGGTCGCCTTTCTCTCGAGGCCAGTGCCTGCGGCTCAGAAAAAGGCCGTCGTGGCGGTCCAACCGGCTGCTGTCGTCACGCGCGAGGGCAGAACGGTGGTGTATAGGGTCGAGAACGACAAAGTGCGCGAAGTGCCGGTGAAAACGGGCGAGCGCATCGGCGACCTGTTGGCCGTATCAGACGTCAAGCCTGGCGATACGCTCGTGCTCGCGCCCGGCGACAAGATCAAGAACGGCGCGAGCGTCACTGTGGCGAAAAAATAG
- a CDS encoding CaiB/BaiF CoA-transferase family protein: MRVIELAHIMSGPICGMMLADMGAEVIKVEKVPNGDDCRRFAPILASGESASFMIVNRNKRGIALNLKTEGGKEVLKTMLATADVVTENYRRGTMEKLGMGYEALRAVNPGLIYCAISGYGRSGPMADKGGFDLIAQGMSGLMSMTGEPGQAPIKAGSPVTDINAGILAALGISAAYARKQVTGLGQMVDTSLFEAGLQQMYWAFANYFADGTVLPKAGSANPTSAPYQAFRTRDGWVNIGAANQSNYERLVGVLNISGLAQDERFQTNAGRLKHREALVEILTARLVERTTDEWLAAFDEIGLPSGPVLSVPEASSHEQALARGMIVETEHPLAGRMRGIGLPIHFSESSTQSSRPAPLLGQHTSELLHEYGFDDERIQALKDEGAILETEVSA; encoded by the coding sequence ATGCGCGTGATCGAACTCGCGCACATCATGTCAGGCCCGATCTGCGGAATGATGCTCGCCGACATGGGCGCGGAAGTCATCAAGGTGGAAAAGGTCCCGAACGGCGACGATTGCCGGCGGTTTGCGCCGATTCTCGCGAGCGGCGAATCGGCATCGTTCATGATCGTGAACCGGAACAAGCGAGGCATCGCGCTCAACCTCAAGACCGAAGGCGGCAAAGAGGTGCTCAAGACGATGCTCGCGACTGCCGACGTCGTCACTGAAAATTATCGGCGCGGCACGATGGAAAAGCTCGGCATGGGCTATGAAGCGCTACGCGCTGTCAACCCGGGTCTCATCTACTGCGCGATCTCGGGCTATGGGCGCAGTGGCCCCATGGCGGATAAGGGCGGATTCGATCTTATCGCGCAAGGTATGAGTGGCTTGATGAGCATGACCGGCGAGCCGGGGCAGGCGCCAATCAAGGCGGGGTCTCCCGTCACGGACATCAACGCGGGCATTCTTGCCGCGCTCGGCATCAGCGCGGCGTACGCCCGAAAACAGGTCACCGGCTTGGGGCAGATGGTCGACACGTCGCTCTTCGAAGCGGGGTTGCAGCAGATGTACTGGGCGTTTGCCAACTACTTCGCGGACGGGACCGTGCTGCCGAAGGCAGGCTCCGCCAACCCGACGAGCGCGCCATATCAGGCTTTTCGAACACGGGATGGATGGGTGAACATCGGGGCGGCCAACCAGAGCAACTACGAGCGATTAGTCGGAGTACTGAACATCAGCGGGTTGGCTCAAGACGAGCGTTTCCAGACCAATGCCGGACGGCTCAAGCATCGGGAAGCGCTCGTCGAAATTCTGACTGCACGCCTCGTCGAGCGGACCACGGATGAGTGGCTGGCCGCGTTCGACGAAATCGGCTTGCCGAGCGGACCGGTGCTTAGCGTTCCGGAGGCGTCGTCACATGAGCAAGCTTTAGCGCGGGGCATGATTGTCGAGACGGAGCATCCGCTTGCGGGCCGTATGCGAGGCATCGGCTTGCCGATTCACTTCTCCGAATCTTCTACTCAGTCGTCGCGTCCCGCACCGCTTCTGGGCCAGCACACGTCCGAGCTCCTGCATGAGTATGGTTTCGACGATGAGCGTATTCAGGCGCTGAAAGACGAAGGAGCGATTCTGGAGACGGAAGTCTCAGCGTAA
- a CDS encoding LysE family translocator: protein MTTSAAISAVLLAILLGAMIPGPSFVMVARNAIGLSRADGLATAFGMGLGGITFAGIALAGLYTVLFAVAWLYVALKIAGGLYLLYIALRIWRGASQPLSMQTDGARETGSARRSFWLGVSTQLSNPKTAIWYGSIFAALLPQHPPLWCYFVLPSLVFCIEFGWYTVVAVCFSSRRPRDVYLRAKVWIDRIAATMVATLGLRLIVAAGKDGL, encoded by the coding sequence ATGACAACGTCGGCGGCCATATCCGCGGTCCTGCTGGCAATTCTTCTCGGCGCGATGATTCCTGGACCGAGCTTCGTCATGGTCGCGCGCAACGCGATCGGCCTCTCGCGGGCCGACGGCCTCGCCACGGCGTTCGGCATGGGCCTCGGCGGCATCACGTTCGCCGGAATCGCGCTCGCCGGTCTATATACGGTGTTGTTCGCCGTCGCATGGCTGTATGTTGCGTTGAAGATAGCGGGTGGACTCTATCTCCTGTACATCGCGCTGCGCATATGGCGCGGCGCCTCGCAGCCGCTATCCATGCAGACCGACGGCGCGCGCGAAACCGGCAGCGCGCGCCGCTCGTTCTGGCTCGGCGTGAGTACGCAACTCAGTAACCCGAAGACCGCCATCTGGTACGGCAGCATCTTCGCGGCGCTGCTGCCACAGCATCCGCCGCTCTGGTGTTATTTCGTGCTGCCGTCGCTCGTGTTCTGCATCGAGTTCGGCTGGTACACCGTCGTCGCGGTCTGCTTCTCAAGCCGTCGGCCGCGCGATGTTTATCTACGAGCGAAAGTATGGATCGACCGCATCGCTGCAACGATGGTCGCGACGCTCGGACTACGGCTGATCGTTGCTGCAGGCAAGGACGGCCTCTGA
- a CDS encoding diguanylate cyclase, with amino-acid sequence MARRFKAVRQSGRAVRRRLFRRNTHAWMRIADAFSRFPLLAGALGTAVALSMAVLSFAALWQGRAQALQNAHEASSNVVATLSADIARNIESSDLSLRSIVSGMQNPIVPGLSPELRRLVLFDGATAVSYIGGAFVMDAQGRIVDERDPSGHADLLFSDRDYFKVHVERPDVGLYISGPYRSRLRSGQRSLALSRRINAPDGSFAGVAVIAMNVSYFDSLLSRVNVGRSGSVFIVQRDGLMLARKPPLPREGANNVSASPTFASMKDESSGSYISTSPLDGVRRLYTFVRVPGTNLIAAVAPAEDDVLAGWRERSTVIGGLTLMFGGGFIAISWLLAISLRSRAIAHEKLQRLAGTDSLTGLSNRRALDRRLGEEWRRARRADYPISALFVDVDHFKFYNDTYGHVMGDDALVAVADCMQNAAQRPGDIVARYGGEEFVIVLPGTSAPAAVVFAERLRANVEALAIPNSRSLRGVLTISIGCATAHPRQGDDALKLLNSADAALYRAKDAGRNRAVHENSMASGNA; translated from the coding sequence ATGGCCCGTAGATTCAAGGCCGTACGCCAGAGCGGCCGAGCCGTCCGGCGACGGCTGTTTCGCCGCAACACCCATGCGTGGATGCGCATAGCCGACGCCTTTTCGCGCTTTCCGCTTCTCGCGGGTGCGTTAGGCACGGCAGTGGCGCTTTCCATGGCCGTGCTGTCGTTCGCCGCGCTATGGCAAGGTCGAGCACAGGCCTTGCAGAACGCGCACGAAGCATCGTCGAATGTCGTCGCCACGCTGAGCGCCGACATTGCACGCAATATCGAATCGAGCGACCTGTCATTGCGTTCGATCGTGAGTGGCATGCAAAATCCAATCGTGCCCGGCCTGTCTCCAGAATTGCGTCGGCTGGTCCTTTTCGACGGTGCGACGGCCGTGAGCTACATCGGCGGCGCATTCGTGATGGATGCGCAAGGGCGCATCGTCGACGAACGCGATCCGTCCGGGCATGCCGATCTGCTCTTTAGCGATCGCGATTACTTCAAGGTTCACGTCGAGCGGCCGGATGTCGGCCTATACATCTCCGGGCCGTACCGCTCCCGTCTGCGCAGTGGCCAGCGTTCGCTCGCGTTGAGCCGGCGCATCAATGCGCCCGATGGCTCTTTCGCGGGCGTCGCGGTGATTGCGATGAATGTCAGCTATTTCGATTCGCTGCTGTCGCGCGTGAACGTCGGACGCTCAGGATCAGTATTTATTGTGCAACGCGACGGCCTCATGCTCGCGCGGAAGCCACCGTTGCCTCGCGAGGGAGCGAACAACGTATCGGCATCGCCGACGTTCGCCTCCATGAAGGATGAAAGCTCCGGGTCCTACATCTCCACTTCTCCACTCGATGGCGTGCGCCGCTTGTACACCTTTGTGCGCGTGCCGGGTACGAACTTGATTGCCGCCGTCGCACCCGCGGAAGACGACGTGCTTGCGGGCTGGCGCGAACGCAGCACGGTCATCGGCGGTCTGACGCTGATGTTCGGCGGCGGTTTCATCGCCATTTCGTGGCTGCTCGCAATCTCACTGCGGTCGCGCGCCATCGCACACGAGAAGTTGCAGCGCCTCGCCGGCACGGATTCGCTGACGGGCTTGAGCAACCGTCGCGCGCTCGATCGACGTCTCGGCGAAGAGTGGCGTCGTGCACGCCGTGCCGACTATCCCATCTCGGCCCTCTTCGTCGATGTCGATCACTTCAAGTTCTATAACGACACGTACGGTCACGTGATGGGCGACGATGCACTCGTGGCCGTTGCTGATTGCATGCAGAATGCAGCCCAGCGGCCCGGCGACATCGTTGCGCGTTACGGCGGCGAGGAATTCGTGATCGTGCTTCCCGGAACCTCCGCGCCTGCGGCCGTCGTTTTCGCCGAGCGCCTGCGCGCCAATGTAGAGGCGCTGGCTATTCCGAACAGCAGGTCGTTGAGGGGCGTACTCACGATCAGCATCGGGTGTGCGACGGCTCATCCACGGCAAGGCGACGACGCACTCAAGTTACTGAATAGCGCCGATGCGGCGCTTTATCGTGCGAAAGACGCCGGCCGCAATCGTGCAGTTCACGAAAACAGCATGGCGAGCGGCAACGCGTAG
- a CDS encoding ABC transporter ATP-binding protein: MTTTPLIEISHVAKSYRRGVQTVPVLTDITLSITEGDFVALMGPSGSGKSTLLNLIAGIDRPDSGELRVGGLDITRLPEAALADWRASNAGFIFQFYNLMPVLSAFENVELPLMLTRLSRAERRERVAMVLDMVNMSERMSHYPSELSGGQQQRVAIARAVVTDPKLIVADEPTGDLDRASASEVLTLLQRLNDRLGKTIIMVTHDAHAANAARKLVHLEKGELIDAEAR; encoded by the coding sequence GTGACGACGACGCCATTGATTGAGATCAGCCACGTCGCCAAGTCGTACCGCCGCGGCGTGCAAACGGTACCTGTGCTGACCGACATCACGTTGTCCATCACCGAGGGCGACTTTGTCGCGCTGATGGGGCCGTCAGGTTCGGGCAAGAGCACGTTGCTCAATCTCATTGCCGGCATCGACCGCCCGGACAGCGGCGAGCTGCGCGTCGGCGGGCTCGACATTACCCGCTTGCCCGAGGCGGCGCTCGCGGACTGGCGCGCATCGAATGCTGGCTTCATCTTCCAGTTCTATAACCTGATGCCCGTGCTCTCCGCCTTCGAGAACGTCGAGCTTCCGTTGATGCTCACGCGCCTTTCGCGTGCCGAGCGGCGCGAGCGTGTCGCGATGGTGCTCGACATGGTGAATATGAGCGAGCGCATGAGCCACTATCCGTCGGAGCTATCGGGCGGGCAGCAGCAACGCGTCGCGATCGCGCGTGCGGTCGTGACCGATCCGAAGCTGATCGTCGCTGACGAACCGACCGGTGACCTCGACCGCGCGTCCGCGTCCGAAGTGCTGACGCTGTTGCAGCGTCTGAACGATCGCCTCGGCAAGACGATCATTATGGTGACGCACGACGCGCATGCGGCGAATGCAGCAAGAAAGCTCGTGCATCTGGAGAAGGGTGAACTCATCGATGCCGAGGCGCGCTGA
- a CDS encoding DSD1 family PLP-dependent enzyme: MTLLPPPAARVGDTLARVATPSLVLDLDAFDENLATMSSLAARHGVALRPHAKAHKSSAIARRQTDAGAVGVCCQKLSEAYPFASAGIASIHISNEFVGADKVAMAVELASNVRLSVCVDALAQVAALGDAAARAGVHIDVLVEVDAGQHRCGVTSDDALLSLAEAIAAQPALRFSGIQAYHGGAQHIVDWQARKTAASRAAERAAHFACTLESRGIQCTVITGGGTGTVEFDAASGVYTELQPGSYLFMDGDYGGLAWSDALRWRQSLSVLSTIMSAARPGIAVCDVGLKGLAVDSGLPRSVQPLDASDEQVFNYIAANDEHGMLDAPYARNDDPHALLATRILLPPGHCDPTVNLYDEYVCHRNGRVVDIWPIDARGLSR; the protein is encoded by the coding sequence ATGACGCTTCTTCCACCGCCCGCAGCCCGCGTCGGCGACACGCTCGCCAGAGTCGCGACGCCTTCTCTCGTGCTCGATCTCGACGCATTCGACGAGAATCTCGCCACGATGAGCTCATTGGCCGCACGTCACGGCGTCGCCTTGCGGCCGCACGCAAAGGCGCACAAGTCCAGCGCCATCGCGCGACGTCAGACAGACGCCGGTGCGGTCGGCGTCTGCTGCCAGAAGTTGTCGGAGGCGTACCCGTTCGCGTCGGCGGGCATCGCGAGCATCCATATCAGTAACGAATTCGTCGGCGCGGACAAGGTGGCGATGGCCGTCGAACTTGCATCGAACGTGCGGCTGTCGGTCTGCGTCGATGCGTTGGCGCAAGTCGCAGCGCTCGGAGACGCGGCGGCACGCGCGGGCGTCCACATCGACGTGTTGGTCGAAGTCGATGCGGGCCAGCATCGTTGCGGCGTAACGAGCGACGATGCGCTACTTTCGCTTGCCGAAGCGATCGCCGCACAGCCGGCGCTCCGCTTCTCGGGTATCCAGGCGTACCACGGTGGCGCCCAGCACATTGTCGACTGGCAGGCCCGCAAGACCGCAGCGAGTCGGGCGGCTGAACGCGCGGCGCATTTTGCATGCACGTTGGAGTCACGTGGCATTCAATGTACCGTCATCACCGGTGGGGGTACGGGCACCGTCGAGTTCGATGCCGCCAGTGGCGTCTATACCGAACTGCAGCCCGGGTCCTACCTGTTCATGGACGGCGACTACGGTGGGCTGGCATGGAGCGACGCACTGCGCTGGCGGCAAAGTCTCTCTGTACTGTCGACGATCATGAGTGCCGCGCGGCCCGGAATCGCCGTCTGCGATGTCGGACTGAAAGGACTGGCGGTGGACTCGGGATTGCCGCGCAGCGTGCAACCGCTCGATGCATCGGACGAGCAAGTCTTCAACTATATTGCCGCAAATGACGAGCATGGCATGCTGGACGCACCGTATGCGCGAAACGACGACCCTCACGCGCTACTCGCCACGCGCATCCTGTTGCCGCCGGGCCATTGCGATCCGACCGTGAATCTCTACGATGAATACGTGTGCCATCGCAACGGACGAGTCGTCGATATCTGGCCCATCGATGCTCGGGGACTGTCGCGCTAA
- a CDS encoding enoyl-CoA hydratase/isomerase family protein, whose amino-acid sequence MAEASIVTTRDGDIATVTIDRPEKLNAMTKHLWQSLGETIEALSGDDALRCIVLRGAGEKAFSPGNDIAEFRTDRSNVEQARVYGAIMHRTLAALRNCRTPLIAMIHGICVGGGLEIAAMCDLRICGESSRFGAPIKNLGLVMAHAEMEGLVQLAGPAVALEILLEGRIFGASEALAKGLVTRIVPDGDVTSHTYETARRIADGAPLVARWHKQFIRRVMDPTPLSDDDRDEGFACFGTDDFRIGYEAFLSKTKPEFKGR is encoded by the coding sequence GTGGCGGAAGCATCCATCGTGACGACGCGCGACGGCGATATCGCGACGGTCACCATCGACCGGCCCGAGAAGCTCAACGCAATGACCAAGCACTTGTGGCAATCGCTGGGCGAAACCATCGAGGCGCTGTCCGGAGACGATGCGCTGCGTTGCATTGTCTTGCGCGGCGCGGGCGAGAAAGCATTTTCGCCGGGCAACGACATTGCCGAGTTCCGCACCGACCGGTCCAACGTGGAGCAAGCGAGGGTCTACGGCGCAATCATGCATCGAACGCTCGCGGCGCTGAGGAACTGCCGTACTCCGCTGATTGCGATGATTCACGGGATATGTGTCGGAGGCGGTCTCGAGATCGCGGCAATGTGCGATCTGCGAATCTGCGGCGAGTCGAGCCGATTTGGCGCGCCAATCAAGAACCTGGGGCTGGTGATGGCCCACGCGGAAATGGAGGGGCTTGTTCAACTGGCGGGTCCAGCGGTCGCGCTGGAGATCTTGCTCGAAGGACGAATTTTCGGCGCCAGCGAGGCTCTCGCGAAAGGACTGGTCACGCGCATCGTCCCGGATGGCGACGTGACATCGCATACCTATGAAACGGCACGCCGCATCGCTGATGGTGCGCCGCTCGTCGCGCGCTGGCATAAACAATTCATCCGTCGCGTGATGGATCCGACGCCGCTTAGCGACGACGACCGTGACGAAGGATTCGCCTGCTTCGGCACCGATGATTTCCGCATAGGATACGAGGCGTTTCTGAGCAAGACCAAACCTGAATTTAAGGGGCGTTGA
- a CDS encoding tartrate dehydrogenase: MKTYRIATIPGDGIGKEVVPAGRQVLDTLAQSTGNFVFEVENFDWGADYYRQHGVMMPSDGLDALRDKDAILFGSAGDPGVPDHITLWGLRLRICQGLDQYANVRPTRILPGIDAPLKHCGPKDLDWVIVRENTEGEYSGVGGRLHQGHPLEVATDVSIMTRAGVERVLRFAFKLAQSRPRKQLTVITKSNAQRHAMVMWDEIAQQVAMEFSDVTWDKELVDAATARMVNRPSTLDTIVATNLHADILSDLAAALAGSLGIAPTGNIDPERRYPSMFEPIHGSAFDIMGKGLANPIGTFWSIVMLLEHLREFEAAQRVMAAIEAATADKSLHTRDLGGNATTAQVTAAVCEFIERGTGCASAVPR; encoded by the coding sequence TTGAAGACATATCGGATTGCGACCATTCCTGGTGACGGCATTGGCAAGGAAGTCGTCCCCGCCGGACGCCAGGTTCTTGACACGCTCGCTCAAAGCACGGGGAATTTTGTATTCGAAGTCGAGAACTTCGATTGGGGCGCCGACTACTACCGTCAGCACGGCGTCATGATGCCTAGCGATGGTCTCGACGCGCTTCGCGACAAAGACGCGATTCTCTTCGGCTCGGCAGGCGACCCCGGCGTGCCGGATCACATCACGCTATGGGGCCTGCGACTGCGGATCTGCCAGGGCCTCGATCAGTACGCGAATGTCCGGCCGACGCGCATCCTGCCGGGCATCGACGCGCCGCTCAAACACTGCGGACCGAAGGACCTGGACTGGGTAATCGTCCGGGAAAATACGGAGGGCGAGTACTCGGGTGTCGGCGGCCGGCTCCATCAGGGTCATCCGCTCGAAGTGGCGACCGACGTTTCGATCATGACGCGCGCTGGCGTCGAGCGAGTTCTGCGTTTTGCATTCAAACTTGCGCAGTCGCGTCCCCGCAAGCAGTTGACCGTCATCACGAAGAGCAACGCGCAGCGTCACGCCATGGTGATGTGGGACGAAATCGCGCAGCAGGTCGCGATGGAATTCAGCGACGTGACGTGGGACAAGGAACTCGTCGATGCCGCTACCGCCCGCATGGTGAACCGCCCTTCGACGCTCGACACCATTGTCGCGACAAATCTGCATGCCGATATCCTGAGCGATCTCGCAGCCGCACTGGCAGGGAGTCTGGGCATTGCGCCGACTGGCAACATCGACCCAGAGCGCCGCTATCCGTCCATGTTCGAGCCCATCCACGGCTCGGCATTCGACATCATGGGCAAGGGGCTCGCTAATCCGATCGGCACGTTCTGGTCGATTGTGATGTTGCTCGAGCATCTCCGAGAATTTGAAGCGGCACAGCGCGTAATGGCCGCGATCGAAGCTGCGACGGCGGACAAGTCGTTGCACACTCGGGATCTCGGGGGCAATGCGACGACTGCGCAAGTGACCGCCGCGGTGTGCGAGTTCATCGAGCGCGGCACGGGTTGTGCCAGTGCAGTGCCTCGATGA